From a single Mycosarcoma maydis chromosome 14, whole genome shotgun sequence genomic region:
- a CDS encoding uncharacterized protein (related to 4-coumarate-CoA ligase), with amino-acid sequence MAPQILTSIYPPLPKASYSNIFDYVSSESESSLAGKVQFVRQDGKQFTHGEVVREARRLAWTLRHKLGLQPRQRIGVISPNHTMYPIFVFAAEVAGLVTAPVNPALTVGELAKSLQQASVDIVLSHPSCQDNVRAAWEQAKIAMGRPIATSSSDAVSDGLFMFDDADELVVGKHGEPDIRAQMTDNLLESYRVEDPATETAFIMFSSGTSGSAKGVEITHSNVIHSVMALVATHDDYFGQKDVQVGFLPFYHIFGLIKLMHHPFYLGMKIVVLPKFSLDLFCEKIQEHRATASLVVPPVLLQLAKSPVPENYDMSSLKCVQCGAAPLSAELFELLEKRYPGMVVLNGYGLTESLPSVICSGPKELPNSKGAAGRIAPGVEVRLVSEEGHDVGQEQGREGVPGEVWLRGPTIMKGYLDNEEATREAFTADGWFKTGDVAVMRNTEIFIVDRIKDLIKFKGFQVSPAELEAVITSHPEVADVAVFGVWCPAQMTEVPRACIVPRNLELLNQPEECMELEKRVRSHMEKLVAAHKKIRGGIEWVATIPKSPSGKILRRLLRDEAARAAVKADKKNQLRSTLVITLSATNTSKSNKDEEESRETIFSPVSPVAAA; translated from the exons ATGGCCCCACAAATCCTCACTTCGATCTATCCGCCTCTGCCCAAGGCAAGCTATTCCAACATCTTTGACTATGTCAGCTCGGAATCCGAATCGTCGCTCGCTGGCAAGGTCCAATTTGTCCGCCAGGATGGGAAACAGTTCAC ACATGGTGAGGTGGTCCGCGAAGCACGCCGCCTGGCCTGGACTTTGAGGCacaagcttggcttgcagcCGCGTCAACGCATCGGTGTAATTTCGCCCAACCACACCATGTACCCGATCTTTGTCTTTGCAGCAGAGGTCGCTGGGCTTGTCACTGCTCCCGTTAACCCGGCTTTGACggttggcgagctcgccaagtcGCTCCAGCAGGCCTCGGTGGACATTGTTCTTAGTCACCCCTCGTGTCAAGATAATGTCCGCGCTGCATGGGagcaggccaagatcgccatGGGTCGACCCATCGCCACCTCTTCTTCGGACGCCGTAAGCGACGGTCTGTTTATGTttgacgatgctgacgagcttgttgtTGGAAAGCACGGTGAGCCTGACATTCGCGCTCAGATGACTGACAACCTGCTCGAGTCGTACCGCGTCGAGGATCCTGCCACCGAGACGGCCTTCATCATGTTTTCGTCTGGCACTTCGGGCTCAGCCAAGGGTGTCGAAATCACCCACTCGAACGTCATTCACAGTGTCATGGCCCTGGTCGCCACGCACGATGACTACTTTGGCCAGAAGGATGTTCAAGTCGGCTTTTTGCCCTTCTACCACATTTTTGGCTTGATCAAGCTCATGCACCACCCCTTCTACCTCGGTATGAAGATTGTTGTCTTGCCCAAGTTCAGCCTTGACCTGTTTTGCGAAAAGATCCAGGAGCACCGTGCTACGGCCTCGTTGGTGGTTCCTCCGGTGCTTTTGCAACTTGCAAAGAGCCCTGTTCCCGAGAACTACGACATGTCGAGTCTCAAGTGCGTTCAGTGCGGTGCTGCTCCCCTCTCGGCCGAGCtgtttgagctgctcgagaagcgaTACCCTGGCATGGTGGTGCTCAACGGATACGGACTCACCGAGTCACTCCCTTCGGTGATTTGCTCTGGACCTAAGGAGCTGCCCAACTCGAAGGGTGCTGCTGGCCGAATCGCTCCCGGTGTCGAAGTACGTCTTGTCTCGGAGGAGGGCCACGACGTTGGTCAAGAGCAGGGTCGGGAGGGTGTTCCCGGTGAGGTGTGGCTGCGTGGCCCCACCATCATGAAGGGCTACCTCGACAATGAAGAAGCGACGCGCGAGGCCTTCACGGCTGATGGATGGTTCAAGACCGGAGACGTTGCCGTGATGCGCAACACCGAGATCTTTATTGTCGATCGTATCAAGGATCTGATCAAGTTCAAAGGCTTCCAGGTCTCACCtgctgagctcgaggctgtgATCACGAGCCATCCCGAGGTCGCCGATGTTGCCGTCTTTGGCGTCTGGTGTCCCGCTCAGATGACCGAGGTGCCGCGTGCTTGCATCGTGCCGAGGAACTtggagctgctcaaccagCCCGAGGAATGTATGGAGCTGGAGAAGCGCGTGCGCTCGCACATGGAGAagcttgttgctgcgcACAAGAAGATTCGTGGTGGCATTGAGTGGGTTGCCACGATCCCCAAGTCGCCCTCGGGCAAGATCTTGAGGAGGCTGTTGCGTGACGAGGCTGCTCGAGCGGCTGTCAAGGCCGACAAGAAGAACCAATTGCGATCTACGTTGGTCATCACGCTCTCGGccaccaacaccagcaAAAGCAAcaaagacgaggaagagtCGAGGGAAACCATTTTCTCTCCCGTTTcgcctgttgctgctgcctga